A window of the Leucothrix mucor DSM 2157 genome harbors these coding sequences:
- a CDS encoding 2-isopropylmalate synthase: MSDDRLIVFDTTLRDGEQSPGCSMTLEEKVRIAKMLEKMRVDVIEAGFPAASPGDFASVQAVAKAVKNSTICGLARAIERDIERVAEAIKPAASGRIHTFLATSPIHMRDKLRMEPDAVVEQAVKAVKYARQFTDNVEFSPEDAGRSEFDFLCRVIEQVIDAGATTINIPDTVGYTIPFQFGDLIKRLIENIPNSDKAIFSVHCHNDLGLAVSNSLAAVLNGARQVECTINGLGERAGNAALEEVVMAIRTRRDVFSCDTNIDSTVIVPTSRLVSSVTGFMVQPNKAIVGANAFAHESGIHQDGVLKSRETYEIMRAQDVGWSDNKIVLGKHSGRNALKSRLVELGIEIETESELNEVFARFKDLADLKHEVFDEDLRIIANDTSLAPEKVRYVLVSSHVCSETGETPVATVTLSVDGKEVKAEAAGDGTVDAVYSAIKSITGSDAKLELYSVNAVTKGTDSQGEVTVRLAKDGKLIYGNGAHTDIIVASAKAYIDALNKIATQVEREHPQLSGV; the protein is encoded by the coding sequence ATGTCCGATGATCGTTTAATAGTCTTTGATACAACCTTACGTGATGGCGAGCAAAGCCCCGGCTGCTCAATGACTTTGGAAGAAAAAGTCCGCATTGCCAAGATGCTTGAGAAGATGCGCGTGGATGTTATCGAGGCAGGATTTCCGGCAGCAAGCCCAGGTGACTTTGCTTCCGTGCAAGCGGTGGCTAAAGCGGTTAAGAACAGTACTATCTGTGGTTTGGCGCGTGCCATTGAGCGTGATATTGAGCGCGTAGCAGAGGCGATTAAACCCGCTGCCTCCGGACGAATTCACACCTTTTTAGCGACTTCACCGATTCATATGCGTGACAAGTTACGCATGGAGCCGGATGCCGTAGTTGAGCAGGCAGTTAAGGCGGTGAAATATGCCCGTCAATTTACTGATAATGTCGAGTTTTCACCGGAAGATGCTGGTCGTTCTGAATTTGATTTTCTATGCCGTGTAATCGAGCAGGTCATTGATGCCGGTGCGACGACTATCAATATTCCGGATACAGTGGGTTATACCATTCCATTCCAGTTTGGTGACTTGATTAAGCGTTTGATTGAGAATATCCCCAACTCCGATAAAGCCATATTCTCAGTGCATTGCCATAACGACTTAGGCCTTGCGGTCAGTAACTCGCTGGCTGCGGTGTTAAATGGCGCGCGTCAGGTCGAGTGTACAATCAACGGCCTTGGTGAGCGTGCGGGTAATGCGGCGTTAGAAGAGGTTGTGATGGCGATCAGAACCCGCCGTGACGTGTTTAGCTGCGATACCAATATTGATTCCACAGTGATTGTACCAACGTCGCGTTTGGTCTCTTCCGTCACGGGTTTTATGGTTCAGCCAAACAAAGCGATTGTTGGGGCAAATGCTTTTGCGCATGAGTCCGGCATTCATCAGGATGGCGTGCTGAAATCCCGCGAAACCTACGAAATCATGCGCGCGCAGGATGTGGGCTGGTCAGACAATAAAATCGTGCTGGGTAAGCACTCTGGGCGTAATGCGCTAAAGAGTCGTTTAGTTGAGTTAGGTATTGAAATCGAAACCGAGTCTGAATTGAATGAAGTGTTTGCGCGCTTTAAAGACCTTGCTGATCTGAAGCACGAAGTCTTCGATGAAGATCTACGGATCATCGCTAATGACACTAGCTTAGCGCCTGAAAAAGTGCGTTATGTTTTAGTCTCCTCACACGTTTGTTCCGAAACCGGTGAAACGCCTGTGGCAACCGTCACGCTATCGGTTGACGGTAAAGAAGTGAAAGCCGAAGCGGCTGGCGATGGCACGGTAGATGCCGTTTATTCAGCGATTAAATCCATAACGGGAAGTGACGCCAAGCTAGAGCTTTATTCAGTGAATGCAGTGACCAAAGGGACTGACTCTCAAGGTGAGGTGACGGTACGTTTGGCGAAAGATGGCAAGCTGATTTACGGTAATGGTGCGCACACCGATATTATTGTGGCATCAGCCAAAGCGTATATCGATGCGCTCAATAAAATTGCAACTCAAGTTGAGCGGGAACATCCCCAGCTCAGCGGCGTGTAA
- the pssA gene encoding CDP-diacylglycerol--serine O-phosphatidyltransferase encodes MNTEKSAPPKGVYILPNLITTAALFSGFYAIVAAMNGRFEVAAVAVFVAMVLDGADGRVARWTNTQSDFGAQYDSLSDLVSFGVAPAVVIYQWALVHMAVESAAWGKLGWMAAFIYVACAALRLARFNVQIEEVDKRYFVGLPSPASAAIMVGMVWFFDDLDVTGRSVQIPALILTISAGLLMVSNVLYTSFKDFDYRSKVPYLAILAVVLAFALAAIDPPKVLFAAFLVYALSGPVYWVLRKLGYVKTIPTISLTLDDDEDDTPAKSGDKH; translated from the coding sequence ATGAATACTGAAAAGTCTGCACCGCCTAAAGGTGTCTATATATTACCGAACTTAATTACAACCGCGGCTCTGTTCAGCGGTTTTTATGCCATTGTGGCAGCGATGAATGGCCGCTTCGAAGTGGCTGCCGTGGCTGTGTTTGTGGCAATGGTGCTGGATGGCGCGGACGGTCGCGTTGCACGCTGGACCAATACGCAGTCTGACTTCGGGGCACAGTACGATAGCCTGTCTGATTTAGTCTCTTTTGGTGTAGCACCTGCGGTGGTGATTTACCAATGGGCACTGGTTCACATGGCGGTTGAGTCAGCCGCTTGGGGCAAACTGGGTTGGATGGCGGCTTTCATCTATGTTGCGTGTGCAGCCTTACGTTTAGCGCGATTTAATGTGCAGATCGAAGAGGTGGATAAGCGCTACTTTGTGGGTTTACCAAGTCCTGCTTCTGCCGCAATTATGGTCGGTATGGTCTGGTTCTTTGATGACTTGGATGTAACCGGGCGCTCGGTACAAATCCCTGCATTAATTCTAACTATTAGTGCGGGCTTGCTGATGGTGAGCAATGTGCTCTATACCAGTTTTAAAGATTTTGATTACCGCAGCAAAGTGCCTTATCTGGCAATTTTAGCGGTGGTACTGGCCTTTGCTTTGGCAGCGATTGACCCACCGAAAGTCCTGTTTGCCGCATTCTTGGTTTATGCCTTATCCGGCCCAGTGTATTGGGTGCTTAGAAAGCTTGGTTATGTGAAAACCATTCCCACGATCAGCCTGACGCTGGACGATGACGAGGATGACACGCCGGCTAAATCTGGCGACAAGCACTAA
- a CDS encoding S9 family peptidase, producing the protein MDTNNAMQAPVAKRQAVTTEIHGHQREDDYAWLREKSNPDVIAYLDAENQYTQHCMQHTTALQTSLYEEMLSHVEENDDSTPVKVGNYYYYHRINAGQQYWAHYRKPIAPDAVEELLLDENELAESGGHDYFELGALEISPDHQWLAYATDTTGAETYTVHVKDLANDKLLPDTLENCSGNISWGDSNTLFYTVEEEETKRSDKLYRHYLATPQADDVLIFHEPDVLFGVSSQLSKDEQYLFIGTDSIETSEYHFIPTANIDQPARLVQARETGMRYSVEHHRDQFYIVTNADGATQQKLMTCPAATPDKAYWTTLIAHRDDVQLEDIELFDEFLVCNERANGLHQLNVIQLSDQSSHLISFPESVYTVGFGANPEFNTSTLRLVYTSLVTPLSVFDYDMASRKRVLMKQKEVPNYTPEHYTTERIYATADDGTRIPISLVYHKDAWKQQATFCHLYGYGSYGITVEPTFSPTRLCLLDRGMVFAIAHIRGEEIHGRSWYEDGKFLNKQNSFSDFISCAKHLISEGYTQPKKLSIEGRSAGGLLMGAVLNQAPELFSVALAGVPFVDVVNTMLDESIPLTTGEFEEWGNPKDETYYHYMLSYSPYDNVVAQDYPTILVTAGLNDPRVQYWEPAKWVAKLRATKTDTNPLLLHMHMGAGHFASSGRYAYLKDLAFDYAFLLDQLGIADARIEG; encoded by the coding sequence ATGGATACAAACAATGCAATGCAAGCGCCGGTAGCCAAGCGTCAAGCGGTGACCACGGAAATCCACGGCCATCAGCGCGAGGATGACTATGCTTGGTTACGAGAGAAATCAAATCCCGATGTAATCGCGTATCTGGATGCTGAAAATCAGTACACCCAGCATTGCATGCAACACACGACTGCGCTACAGACTTCACTGTATGAAGAAATGCTCAGCCATGTTGAAGAAAATGATGACTCAACACCGGTTAAAGTTGGCAACTATTACTACTATCACCGCATCAATGCCGGCCAGCAATATTGGGCACATTACCGCAAACCAATCGCGCCTGATGCCGTCGAAGAATTGTTATTGGATGAAAATGAGTTAGCAGAATCTGGTGGCCATGATTACTTTGAGCTGGGCGCATTAGAAATTAGCCCCGATCACCAATGGCTAGCCTACGCCACCGATACGACGGGTGCAGAAACCTACACCGTGCACGTCAAAGACTTAGCCAACGATAAATTACTGCCCGATACTCTGGAAAACTGCTCTGGCAATATTAGCTGGGGCGATAGCAACACGCTGTTTTACACGGTCGAAGAAGAAGAGACTAAACGTAGCGATAAGCTCTACCGCCACTATCTCGCGACCCCTCAAGCAGATGACGTTCTAATTTTTCATGAGCCAGATGTGCTGTTTGGCGTTTCTTCGCAACTCAGTAAAGATGAGCAATACCTGTTTATCGGCACCGATAGCATTGAAACCAGCGAATATCACTTTATCCCGACAGCCAATATTGATCAGCCAGCAAGATTAGTTCAGGCCCGCGAAACCGGCATGCGTTACTCCGTCGAACATCATCGTGATCAATTCTACATTGTCACCAATGCCGATGGCGCCACTCAGCAAAAGCTGATGACCTGCCCAGCTGCCACCCCAGATAAGGCATATTGGACAACATTGATTGCTCATCGCGACGACGTGCAATTAGAAGACATTGAATTGTTTGATGAGTTTCTAGTATGCAATGAACGCGCTAACGGCTTGCATCAACTGAATGTGATCCAGCTAAGTGACCAAAGCAGTCATTTAATCAGCTTTCCAGAGTCAGTATATACCGTTGGATTTGGTGCAAACCCTGAGTTTAATACCAGCACGCTACGCCTTGTTTATACCTCATTAGTCACGCCGCTATCGGTTTTCGATTACGATATGGCGAGCCGCAAACGGGTGCTGATGAAGCAAAAAGAAGTCCCCAATTACACGCCAGAGCATTACACCACCGAGCGCATTTATGCCACGGCAGACGATGGCACCCGCATTCCGATTTCATTGGTGTATCACAAGGATGCATGGAAGCAGCAAGCGACGTTCTGTCATTTATATGGCTATGGTTCTTACGGCATTACAGTGGAGCCTACCTTCTCGCCCACTCGCCTTTGTTTACTGGATCGTGGCATGGTTTTCGCCATTGCACACATTCGCGGCGAAGAAATTCATGGTCGTAGTTGGTATGAAGATGGCAAGTTTCTGAATAAACAGAATTCATTCTCTGATTTTATTAGCTGCGCCAAGCACCTGATTAGCGAAGGTTACACGCAGCCGAAAAAATTATCGATTGAAGGCCGTAGTGCCGGTGGCTTGCTAATGGGTGCGGTGCTAAACCAAGCGCCAGAATTATTCAGCGTCGCCTTAGCGGGCGTACCATTTGTGGATGTGGTCAATACCATGCTGGATGAATCGATTCCACTGACTACAGGTGAGTTTGAAGAATGGGGAAACCCTAAGGACGAGACTTATTACCACTACATGCTCTCCTACTCGCCCTATGACAATGTCGTAGCGCAAGACTACCCCACTATATTAGTTACAGCGGGCTTAAATGATCCACGGGTTCAATATTGGGAGCCGGCGAAATGGGTGGCTAAATTACGCGCCACTAAAACGGATACCAATCCACTGCTGCTACACATGCACATGGGAGCCGGTCATTTTGCTTCATCCGGACGCTATGCTTACTTAAAGGATCTGGCATTTGATTATGCCTTTTTGCTGGATCAGCTGGGAATCGCGGACGCGAGAATCGAAGGCTAA
- a CDS encoding DUF937 domain-containing protein, whose protein sequence is MNVTDLLLGGQNNDAVSALARQFGVSEAQARDAVASLAPSLTRGMKHHTQDSAGLDSLINALGTGNHAKYIDDPGVLGREETTKDGNSILGHIFGSKDVSRNVATNAAQETGLGASLLKKMLPVVATMVMGSLGKQIFGGSSAPAATQKASPGILGSLLDSDGDGSIIDDVLGMAFKAAFR, encoded by the coding sequence TTGAACGTTACAGATTTGCTACTAGGCGGCCAAAATAATGATGCAGTAAGCGCATTGGCGCGTCAGTTTGGTGTGAGTGAAGCGCAAGCGCGTGATGCAGTTGCGTCTTTAGCGCCATCATTAACCCGTGGTATGAAGCACCACACTCAAGACAGTGCTGGCCTTGATAGTTTGATCAATGCATTAGGCACGGGTAATCACGCTAAATACATTGATGACCCAGGTGTGCTGGGTCGTGAAGAAACAACTAAAGATGGTAACTCAATATTAGGCCATATCTTTGGTAGCAAAGATGTTAGCCGCAATGTGGCGACCAATGCTGCTCAGGAAACCGGTTTAGGTGCGAGCTTATTAAAGAAGATGTTGCCAGTTGTCGCGACGATGGTAATGGGCTCTTTAGGTAAGCAAATTTTCGGTGGTAGTTCTGCGCCGGCAGCGACTCAAAAAGCATCTCCCGGAATTTTAGGCAGCTTGCTGGATTCTGACGGTGATGGTTCCATCATTGATGATGTATTAGGAATGGCGTTTAAAGCGGCTTTTCGTTAA
- a CDS encoding GNAT family N-acetyltransferase, producing the protein MVNPSSIEFRLADIEHDQDSCIAFRRDSFLINYGAEKSFESVMGEGGADYLERLKTFQKTYPYGVIHVWEGSQIVGQIEFHVETLFTDKTFIPLFYLIREKRGSGIGSKMHDYLVHTLRELGCNGARIPVSSTNERGVAFYKKHGWRYTKPDLSNSNVDIYQLNF; encoded by the coding sequence GTGGTTAATCCATCATCCATTGAGTTCAGACTAGCTGATATTGAGCATGATCAGGACAGTTGCATTGCCTTTCGTCGGGATTCTTTCCTGATTAATTATGGCGCCGAAAAGTCATTTGAGTCCGTTATGGGCGAGGGCGGCGCAGACTACCTTGAACGACTCAAAACCTTTCAGAAAACCTATCCCTACGGCGTTATTCATGTCTGGGAAGGCTCGCAGATTGTCGGGCAGATTGAGTTTCATGTAGAAACCTTATTCACCGATAAAACCTTCATTCCTTTGTTTTATCTTATCCGTGAAAAGCGTGGTAGTGGTATCGGCTCTAAAATGCACGATTACTTGGTGCATACCTTGCGCGAATTGGGCTGTAATGGCGCCAGAATTCCGGTGAGTTCGACCAATGAACGGGGTGTCGCATTCTATAAAAAACACGGCTGGCGCTATACAAAGCCGGACCTCAGTAACTCCAATGTCGACATCTATCAACTGAACTTCTGA
- a CDS encoding TerC family protein → MFEWIASPEAWVALATLTALEIVLGIDNIIFISILVARLPDEQRDRARRLGIMLAMFTRLALLFSISWVMGLTDPWFSVFGQEISGRDLILILGGLFLLAKSTHEIHNSIEGAEEEQTASGKANGFMMVLIQIAILDIVFSLDSVITAVGLVDHVSIMAIAIVIAVGIMLLASKSIGEFVDAHPTIKILALSFLIVVGLTLLLEGLDVHVPKGYIYFAMLFSLSVEALNIRMRKRSEPLKLHKKYE, encoded by the coding sequence ATGTTTGAATGGATCGCCAGCCCGGAGGCATGGGTTGCTCTGGCAACGTTAACCGCACTGGAAATTGTGCTGGGTATCGATAACATTATTTTCATTTCGATTTTGGTGGCGCGTCTGCCGGATGAACAACGCGACCGAGCCCGCCGCTTGGGTATTATGCTGGCGATGTTCACGCGCTTAGCCTTGTTGTTCTCTATTTCTTGGGTCATGGGGCTTACTGATCCTTGGTTTAGTGTCTTCGGGCAGGAGATCTCCGGACGGGATCTTATTCTGATTCTGGGTGGACTATTCCTGTTGGCCAAGTCGACGCATGAAATCCACAACAGCATTGAAGGTGCTGAAGAAGAGCAAACCGCTTCCGGTAAAGCCAATGGCTTTATGATGGTGCTAATTCAGATTGCGATTCTGGATATTGTGTTCTCACTGGATTCGGTTATTACGGCTGTTGGTTTGGTTGATCATGTGTCGATCATGGCAATTGCGATTGTTATTGCCGTCGGCATTATGCTGTTGGCATCTAAGTCGATTGGTGAATTTGTAGATGCACATCCCACTATCAAAATTCTGGCTTTATCGTTCCTGATCGTAGTTGGGCTGACCTTGTTGTTGGAAGGTTTAGATGTTCATGTACCAAAAGGTTACATCTACTTTGCGATGCTGTTCTCGCTGAGTGTGGAAGCACTGAATATTCGTATGCGTAAGCGCAGTGAGCCGCTGAAGTTGCATAAAAAATATGAATGA
- a CDS encoding rhodanese-related sulfurtransferase — protein sequence MPQTVVCALYKFATLEKFEDLRQPLLDVMLDNAVTGTLLLAQEGINGTIAGSREGIDAVLNWLRQDPRLAELDSKESLSDVMPFKRTKVKLKKEIVTMGVEGIDPRRVVGTYVDPKDWNALISDPDVLLIDTRNDYEYQVGTFKDAINPKTDSFREFPAYIADHVLPKKPKKVAMFCTGGIRCEKSTAYLKEQGIDEVYHLKGGILKYLENVDEAESLWEGECFVFDDRVTVNHQLERGGYDQCHACRLPITDEDKANEKYIPGVSCPACFDKVTDDKKARFAEREKQIQLANQRGEAHIGGAVAERIEINKARKQAARVRQQLNNKKASS from the coding sequence ATGCCTCAAACTGTTGTATGCGCGTTGTATAAATTTGCAACGCTGGAAAAATTCGAAGACCTGCGTCAGCCATTATTGGATGTAATGCTGGACAATGCCGTAACCGGTACCTTGCTGCTGGCACAAGAAGGAATCAACGGAACCATTGCCGGTAGTCGTGAAGGCATTGATGCCGTTTTAAACTGGCTACGCCAAGACCCACGATTGGCAGAGTTGGATAGCAAAGAGTCGCTTTCTGATGTGATGCCGTTTAAGCGCACCAAGGTCAAACTCAAAAAAGAGATTGTCACCATGGGTGTGGAGGGGATTGATCCTCGACGCGTGGTCGGCACCTATGTTGATCCTAAAGACTGGAATGCGCTGATTAGTGACCCCGATGTATTGCTGATTGATACCCGCAATGATTATGAATATCAGGTGGGTACTTTCAAGGATGCAATTAATCCTAAGACAGATAGTTTCCGCGAATTCCCAGCGTATATCGCTGATCATGTGTTACCAAAGAAACCTAAAAAAGTGGCCATGTTTTGCACCGGCGGTATTCGCTGTGAAAAATCCACGGCTTACTTAAAAGAGCAGGGCATCGACGAGGTGTATCACCTGAAAGGCGGCATTCTAAAATATCTGGAAAATGTCGATGAGGCAGAAAGCTTGTGGGAAGGCGAGTGCTTCGTGTTTGATGATCGGGTGACGGTCAACCATCAGCTGGAGCGCGGTGGTTATGACCAATGCCATGCTTGCCGCTTGCCCATTACCGATGAAGACAAAGCCAATGAAAAGTATATTCCAGGCGTGAGTTGTCCTGCCTGTTTCGATAAAGTCACTGATGATAAAAAAGCGCGTTTTGCCGAGCGTGAAAAGCAAATTCAGCTGGCGAATCAGCGTGGCGAAGCGCATATTGGTGGCGCGGTTGCTGAGCGCATTGAGATTAATAAGGCACGTAAACAGGCTGCCCGTGTGCGCCAGCAACTCAATAACAAGAAGGCGAGTTCTTAA
- a CDS encoding CvfB family protein has protein sequence MLEIGRINTLQVYKEVSFGLYLDGGEAGEILLPKRYIPEGTRVQDWLDVFIYLDSEDRLIATTETPKVMVDECAFLKVVSVTPVGAFLDWGLPKDLLVPFNEQDRPMVVGRSYVVVVALDDATNRIIASSRLQDYLDEEADEHISVGQKVDLLVSGHTDLGYKAVINSDYIGLIFANETFRELRPGTELSGYVKTIRPDGKIDLRIDPGKETVVDTLSETILRHLSNNGGTSQLTDKSPPEAIYRSFGVSKANYKRALGRLYKQKKILITAEEISLNEAT, from the coding sequence ATGCTGGAAATCGGGCGCATCAATACATTACAAGTATACAAAGAAGTCTCTTTTGGCCTTTACCTAGACGGCGGTGAAGCCGGTGAAATTTTACTGCCAAAACGCTACATACCAGAAGGCACGCGTGTGCAGGACTGGCTAGACGTTTTCATCTATCTGGACTCTGAAGACCGTCTGATTGCCACCACTGAAACACCTAAAGTGATGGTGGATGAGTGCGCGTTTCTGAAAGTGGTTTCAGTCACCCCAGTCGGCGCATTTTTAGACTGGGGCTTGCCTAAAGACTTACTGGTTCCGTTCAATGAGCAAGACCGCCCGATGGTTGTCGGACGTTCCTATGTCGTTGTTGTCGCGTTAGATGATGCCACCAATCGCATTATCGCCTCATCACGACTGCAGGACTATTTGGATGAAGAAGCGGATGAGCACATCAGCGTCGGACAAAAGGTCGACTTGCTAGTGAGTGGCCATACGGACTTGGGCTATAAAGCCGTCATTAATAGCGATTACATTGGCCTTATTTTCGCCAATGAAACCTTCCGCGAGCTACGTCCGGGTACTGAGCTAAGTGGCTATGTAAAAACCATTCGCCCCGATGGCAAAATTGATTTGCGTATTGATCCTGGCAAAGAAACGGTTGTTGATACCCTTTCCGAAACCATTTTGCGCCACTTAAGCAATAATGGCGGAACCTCGCAATTAACGGATAAAAGCCCACCAGAAGCGATTTATCGCAGCTTTGGTGTGAGTAAAGCCAATTACAAACGCGCACTAGGCCGCTTGTATAAGCAGAAAAAAATCCTGATTACTGCTGAAGAAATTAGCTTGAACGAGGCCACCTAA
- the ylqF gene encoding ribosome biogenesis GTPase YlqF yields MQIQWFPGHMHKAAKAVRETLPSVDVLIEVLDARIPFSSQNPMIAQLRGHKPCIKLLNKSDLADPEMTLVWQEYLEKQRNIRTLATDVTTHDSLRQITDLCHKLVPATGLDDEYRNVQAMIIGIPNVGKSTLINALAGRTIAKTGNEPAVTKNQQRIKLDYGITLIDTPGMMWPKIEHENSGYRLAATGAIKETATDNTEVAFATAEYLLEAYPERLIERYQLESLPANDLELIEAIGRFRGCLRSGGDVLLEKASNILISELRSGVLGRITMEDPERVEREQEEVLVAREAKRLKDEARKQGFKKKRNR; encoded by the coding sequence ATGCAAATTCAATGGTTCCCCGGTCATATGCACAAAGCCGCCAAAGCTGTGCGCGAAACCTTACCGTCGGTCGATGTTCTGATTGAAGTACTAGACGCACGTATTCCGTTTAGTAGTCAAAACCCAATGATTGCGCAATTGCGTGGTCATAAGCCCTGCATCAAATTACTCAATAAAAGTGACTTGGCTGATCCTGAGATGACTTTGGTTTGGCAAGAGTACTTAGAAAAGCAGCGTAATATTCGCACCTTGGCCACCGATGTGACTACTCACGATAGTCTGCGCCAGATTACTGATCTCTGCCATAAGCTAGTGCCTGCGACCGGCTTGGACGATGAGTACCGCAATGTTCAGGCGATGATTATTGGTATTCCCAACGTTGGAAAATCCACGCTAATTAATGCCTTGGCAGGTCGCACAATCGCCAAAACCGGTAACGAACCTGCTGTTACCAAAAACCAGCAACGGATCAAGCTGGACTATGGTATTACGCTAATCGATACACCGGGCATGATGTGGCCCAAGATTGAACATGAAAACAGCGGCTATCGTCTGGCAGCAACCGGGGCCATTAAAGAGACGGCGACCGATAACACTGAAGTTGCCTTTGCGACTGCTGAGTATTTGTTAGAAGCTTATCCTGAGCGCCTGATTGAGCGCTATCAACTGGAAAGCTTGCCGGCAAACGATCTGGAGTTAATCGAAGCCATTGGCCGATTCCGGGGATGCTTACGTTCGGGTGGCGATGTACTGCTTGAAAAAGCCAGTAATATCCTGATTTCAGAATTGCGTAGCGGTGTATTAGGCCGTATTACCATGGAAGACCCTGAACGCGTCGAGCGCGAGCAAGAAGAAGTATTAGTTGCCCGTGAAGCCAAGCGCCTAAAAGATGAAGCCCGCAAGCAAGGCTTCAAGAAAAAACGTAACCGTTAG
- a CDS encoding Rab family GTPase, giving the protein MIQKKICLLGAFAVGKTSLIVRYVDSLFSDKYHTTVGVKIDKKQLTVDDQDLTLMIWDLAGQDELTRVKTSYLRGVSGYIIVADVTRPHSLDIAINMHKETREFTGDVPFILALNKSDLTDKWLIDREAVEKLRQEGVTVINSSAKTGEGVEDIFEQLSHQMLGSTSANTTKAAGN; this is encoded by the coding sequence GTGATACAAAAAAAAATCTGTTTATTAGGAGCGTTTGCCGTTGGCAAAACCAGCCTGATCGTTCGGTACGTTGATAGTTTATTCAGCGATAAATACCATACGACAGTTGGCGTAAAAATAGACAAAAAGCAGTTAACCGTTGATGATCAAGATCTCACACTGATGATTTGGGATCTCGCTGGTCAAGATGAGCTTACCCGAGTAAAGACGTCTTACTTAAGAGGCGTCTCCGGCTACATTATTGTGGCTGATGTGACTCGCCCTCATTCTCTGGATATTGCAATCAATATGCATAAAGAGACCCGCGAATTTACGGGTGACGTGCCATTTATTCTGGCACTTAATAAATCAGACCTGACTGACAAATGGCTAATTGACCGCGAGGCAGTAGAAAAGCTACGCCAAGAAGGCGTTACCGTTATCAATAGCAGCGCAAAGACAGGCGAAGGTGTTGAAGACATTTTCGAACAACTGTCGCACCAAATGCTGGGATCAACATCAGCCAATACAACCAAAGCAGCAGGGAACTAA
- a CDS encoding HD-GYP domain-containing protein: MSQILSKVYQSMNIAVLERQSERTFNLLTDAPKWLEHFCGPQPGINQPLNLSGTFPFLDCFMEEAEEFWASKVNTPQRSGAWIEFSPSGEEIPLEATVMWQNDQCLLIIQDLGEEYYNEVVRLQSFRDHSLTQESLQAEVEAQTKEIRSREEAIAMTLLTAAGHRDHETASHVRRIGLYAEVMAKSLDWDPSETADIRIAAPMHDIGKIGIPDRILLKPGKLDEQEFEIMKTHAAIGADMLSGTDIPLLKMASDIALCHHERWDGTGYPRGLAGKDIPESARIVTIVDVYDALVHKRVYKEASSEQSALKLMSQMVGKHFDPELFKVFLANLPTLNSIRMTHVEPVKA; encoded by the coding sequence ATGAGCCAGATACTGTCAAAAGTTTACCAGTCAATGAATATCGCCGTACTAGAACGGCAGAGCGAGCGCACGTTTAATCTATTAACGGATGCGCCGAAATGGCTTGAGCACTTCTGTGGCCCCCAACCAGGGATCAACCAACCACTAAATTTAAGTGGCACATTCCCCTTCCTTGATTGTTTTATGGAGGAAGCGGAAGAGTTTTGGGCATCTAAAGTGAACACGCCTCAACGCTCAGGCGCTTGGATTGAGTTCAGCCCGAGTGGCGAAGAGATTCCATTAGAAGCTACTGTAATGTGGCAAAATGACCAGTGCTTGCTAATTATTCAGGATTTGGGTGAAGAGTATTATAACGAAGTGGTCCGCCTGCAAAGCTTCCGCGATCACTCATTAACGCAGGAAAGTCTGCAAGCTGAAGTTGAGGCTCAAACCAAGGAAATTCGCTCGCGTGAAGAAGCGATTGCCATGACCCTGCTCACCGCTGCGGGTCACCGCGATCATGAGACAGCCTCTCATGTCCGACGCATTGGTTTATATGCCGAAGTGATGGCCAAGTCCTTAGATTGGGACCCTTCTGAAACGGCTGATATCCGTATCGCAGCACCCATGCATGACATCGGTAAGATTGGTATTCCTGATCGGATTTTGCTGAAGCCTGGCAAGCTGGACGAGCAAGAATTTGAGATCATGAAAACCCATGCGGCGATTGGCGCAGATATGCTCAGCGGCACCGATATTCCGCTGCTGAAAATGGCGTCTGATATTGCTCTTTGCCATCATGAGCGCTGGGATGGCACTGGCTATCCACGCGGCTTAGCAGGCAAAGACATCCCAGAATCTGCACGCATTGTAACCATTGTGGATGTGTATGATGCATTAGTACACAAGCGGGTTTATAAAGAAGCCTCTAGCGAACAAAGTGCGCTTAAACTCATGTCACAAATGGTCGGCAAGCATTTTGATCCGGAACTATTCAAAGTATTTTTGGCGAACCTGCCTACCTTGAATAGCATCCGTATGACCCATGTCGAACCCGTAAAAGCCTAA